In Canis lupus dingo isolate Sandy chromosome 12, ASM325472v2, whole genome shotgun sequence, the following proteins share a genomic window:
- the LOC112658680 gene encoding synapsin-1-like yields MRLLSSPGQAGPGWPGCKCLWEPPAWPLPGRTSWLELLGLGAPGPGLHAWHVAVGTALAPGDPGSLPAGRRIQGPPALCPKDRQEASPRGCLGSSREGQQVTGCVNQDTGAVSPPRPGLWVGGGLPPAVTATWQAPVGLHTALQSRSSAGLGPGWGRQQYPGEHGSATWVSTKRAARPSRGMCTDGGARTAAAPPRGGADEHLLGLGPPQAAALPGWQCPSCYQNGFTLASISGSSNISLPELCHLKPRGARTLYLTHYPSSTSHRTLAIPGERL; encoded by the exons ATGCGGCTCCTCTCCTCCCCCGGCCAAGCTGGCCCGGGCTGGCCCGGCTGCAAGTGCCTCTGGGAGCCACCGGCCTGGCCCCTGCCTGGGCGGACTTCCTGGCTGGAGCTTCTTGGCCtgggcgcccccggccccgggctgCATGCCTGGCACGTGGCCGTCGGGACAGCCCTGGCTCCGGGGGACCCGGGGAGCCTGCCCGCTGGCCGGCGGATTCAGGGACCCCCGGCCCTGTGCCCTAAGGACAGGCAGGAAGCCTCTCCCCGCGGCTGCCTCGGGTCCAGCCGGGAAGGTCAGCAGGTGACCGGCTGCGTGAACCAGGACACGGGCGCTGTGTCTCCTCCACGGCCTGGGCTCTGGGTGGGCGGGGGGCTCCCCCCAGCTGTGACGGCGACCTGGCAGGCACCGGTGGGCTTGCACACAGCTCTCCAAAGCCG CTCCAGTGCAGGGCTTGGCCCTGGGTGGGGACGCCAGCAATATCCTGGGGAGCACGGGAGTGCCACATGGGTGTCCACGAAGCGGGCGGCGCGGCCCAGCAGGGGGATGTGCACAGACGGGGGTGCGAGGACCGCAGCTGCTCCACCAAGAGGAGGAGCGGACGAGCACCTGCTGGGGCTGGGCCCCCCGCAAGCTGCTGCGCTTCCAGGGTGGCAGTGCCCTTCCTGCTACCAAAATGGCTTCACTCTGGCAAGCATTTCAG GGAGCTCCAACATCAGCCTTCCAGAGCTGTGCCACCTCAAGCCAAGAGGAGCCAGGACTTTGTACCTCACCCATTATCCCTCATCAACTAGCCACAGGACACTGGCCATCCCTGGGGAGAggctgtga